From the Ruania alkalisoli genome, one window contains:
- the dcd gene encoding dCTP deaminase, with amino-acid sequence MLLSDRDIRAELTSGRVGLDPFDADMIQPSSVDVRLDRYFRLFDNHKYPVIDPAADQPDLTRLVEVDPDEPFVLHPGEFVLGSTYELITLPDDIAARLEGKSSLGRLGLLTHSTAGFIDPGFSGHVTLELSNVATLPITLWPGMKIGQLCYFRLTSPAEHPYGSGAQGSRYQGQRGPTASRSHQNFHRTRVEG; translated from the coding sequence GTGCTGCTCTCCGACCGCGACATCCGGGCCGAACTGACCTCCGGCCGTGTGGGCCTGGACCCGTTCGACGCCGACATGATCCAGCCCTCCAGTGTGGACGTGCGCCTCGACCGCTACTTCCGGCTCTTCGACAACCACAAGTACCCGGTGATCGACCCGGCCGCCGACCAGCCTGACCTCACCCGGCTGGTGGAGGTCGACCCGGACGAGCCGTTCGTACTGCACCCGGGCGAGTTCGTGCTCGGCTCCACCTACGAGCTCATCACCCTCCCCGACGACATCGCGGCCCGCCTGGAGGGCAAGTCCAGCCTCGGCCGACTCGGCCTGCTCACCCACTCCACCGCCGGCTTCATCGACCCGGGCTTCTCCGGTCACGTCACGCTGGAGCTGTCGAATGTGGCCACCCTGCCGATCACGCTGTGGCCGGGGATGAAGATCGGCCAGCTCTGCTACTTCCGCCTCACCAGCCCGGCCGAGCATCCGTACGGGTCCGGAGCCCAGGGCTCGCGCTACCAGGGTCAACGTGGCCCGACGGCGTCCCGCTCCCACCAGAACTTCCACCGCACCCGGGTCGAGGGTTAG
- a CDS encoding VOC family protein, with product MTVLNPYLNFRGQAREAMEFYASVLGGTPTFSTFGEFGMNQDPAEADQVMHSMLQTPGGMTLMAADVPAQMEYQPGTNVHISLSGDDVDELRGYFDGLAAGGTVVEPFVAAPWGDTFGMLIDPFGIRWLVNAAGQPA from the coding sequence ATGACCGTACTCAATCCGTACCTCAACTTCCGCGGTCAGGCCCGGGAGGCGATGGAGTTCTACGCCTCGGTGCTCGGTGGCACTCCGACGTTCAGCACCTTCGGCGAGTTCGGGATGAACCAGGACCCGGCCGAGGCCGACCAGGTGATGCACTCGATGCTGCAGACCCCGGGCGGAATGACCCTGATGGCGGCCGACGTACCCGCCCAGATGGAGTACCAGCCGGGGACCAACGTCCACATCTCCCTCAGTGGCGATGACGTGGACGAGCTGCGCGGCTACTTCGATGGGCTCGCTGCCGGCGGCACCGTGGTGGAGCCGTTCGTGGCGGCACCTTGGGGTGACACCTTCGGGATGCTGATCGACCCGTTCGGGATCCGGTGGCTCGTCAACGCCGCGGGACAGCCAGCCTGA
- a CDS encoding TolB family protein yields the protein MPRTLAPGQRCRIHVLDVTTGATRLVHESADVLYEAPNWSAEDLIVNGDGLLFRLPADGSGDPAPIDIRGLPAANNDHVLAPDGIHVFVSAEDGHIYRAPLAGGEAVRITSDDGLLHFLHGVSPDGVTLAYVGVVTDPAGTWRAPNLFTIPATGGPSVQLTDDEFPDDGAEFSPDGAWIYVNTERPLDGTPREAGHAQLARMRPDGSGAEQLTDDERVNWFPHPSPDGTRLAYVSFPPGTVGHPADHDVIIRVCGPRGEGVRDLVTLFGGQGTMNVPSWAPDGTRLAFVDYPLSD from the coding sequence ATGCCCCGCACCCTCGCACCCGGCCAGCGCTGCCGGATCCACGTCCTCGACGTCACCACCGGAGCCACCCGGCTGGTGCACGAGTCGGCCGACGTGCTCTATGAGGCCCCGAACTGGAGCGCTGAGGACCTGATCGTCAATGGCGACGGCCTGCTCTTTCGACTGCCCGCCGACGGGTCGGGTGATCCGGCGCCGATCGATATCCGAGGCCTGCCGGCGGCGAACAACGACCATGTGCTCGCTCCGGACGGGATCCACGTGTTCGTCTCCGCCGAGGACGGGCACATCTACCGTGCCCCGCTCGCCGGCGGCGAGGCCGTGCGAATCACCAGCGACGACGGGCTGCTGCATTTCCTGCACGGCGTCAGCCCCGACGGCGTCACCCTCGCCTACGTTGGCGTGGTCACCGATCCTGCAGGCACGTGGCGGGCGCCGAACCTGTTCACGATCCCCGCTACCGGCGGCCCGAGCGTCCAGCTCACAGATGATGAGTTCCCCGACGACGGAGCCGAGTTCTCCCCGGACGGCGCCTGGATCTACGTCAACACCGAGCGACCCCTCGATGGCACGCCCCGGGAGGCCGGGCACGCCCAGTTGGCGCGGATGCGGCCCGACGGCTCCGGAGCCGAGCAACTCACCGACGACGAGCGGGTGAACTGGTTTCCGCACCCCTCCCCCGACGGCACCCGGCTCGCCTATGTGTCCTTCCCGCCCGGGACCGTGGGACACCCGGCCGACCACGACGTGATCATCCGGGTGTGCGGACCGCGAGGCGAGGGTGTGCGCGACCTGGTCACGCTGTTCGGCGGGCAAGGGACCATGAACGTGCCCAGCTGGGCCCCGGACGGCACGCGGCTGGCATTTGTGGACTACCCACTGAGCGACTGA
- a CDS encoding ABC transporter ATP-binding protein: MVAVTVQDLRKRFGATRALDGVDLRVETGELLAVLGPSGCGKTTLLRCLAGFERPDSGSITLADQIVTDHRRHVPAHRRRVSVVPQEGALFPHLSVGENVGFGLTPGRGRSDSAAAVRVEEVLELVGLNGSANRMPHELSGGQQQRVAVARALAPRPPLILLDEPFSALDAGLRSGLRRDIRDALHADGATAVLVTHDQGEALSMADQIAVMRDGSILQTGSPAEVYGRPGTPWVAQFVGEAMVFGIQAEGSLGRCVLGEVQLAEPTPDGAAMVAVIRPEQVMLGTEPESGGVPARVRRIDYRGHDAMVSLDVAGTTVLSLAVSGRDAAVQVGDLVRARVVGPIRTYPAQTSD, encoded by the coding sequence ATGGTCGCCGTGACGGTGCAGGATCTGCGCAAGCGGTTCGGTGCCACCCGTGCGCTCGATGGCGTGGACCTGCGGGTCGAGACAGGGGAGCTGCTCGCCGTGCTCGGACCGTCCGGGTGTGGGAAGACCACCCTGCTGCGGTGCCTTGCGGGGTTTGAGCGGCCCGACAGCGGCTCGATCACGCTGGCTGACCAGATCGTGACCGATCATCGCCGACATGTCCCCGCGCACCGTCGGCGGGTCAGCGTGGTCCCACAGGAGGGCGCACTGTTCCCGCACCTGAGCGTCGGGGAGAACGTGGGCTTCGGTCTGACTCCCGGGCGCGGCCGGTCGGACTCCGCCGCGGCGGTCCGGGTGGAGGAGGTACTGGAGCTGGTCGGGCTGAACGGGAGCGCCAACCGGATGCCGCACGAGCTCTCCGGCGGGCAGCAGCAACGGGTGGCGGTGGCCCGAGCACTCGCACCCCGGCCGCCGCTGATCCTCCTGGACGAACCGTTCAGTGCCCTCGATGCCGGCCTTCGATCGGGGCTGCGTCGGGACATCCGGGATGCGCTGCACGCGGACGGCGCTACGGCCGTGCTCGTCACGCACGACCAGGGTGAGGCGCTCTCCATGGCCGATCAGATCGCCGTCATGCGCGACGGTTCGATCCTGCAGACCGGGAGCCCCGCCGAGGTGTACGGCCGGCCGGGGACGCCCTGGGTGGCGCAGTTCGTGGGTGAGGCGATGGTGTTCGGGATCCAGGCTGAGGGAAGTCTCGGCCGGTGCGTGCTCGGAGAGGTGCAGCTGGCCGAGCCAACCCCCGACGGCGCCGCGATGGTCGCAGTCATCCGTCCCGAGCAGGTGATGCTCGGGACGGAGCCGGAGTCCGGTGGTGTGCCGGCCCGGGTTCGCCGGATCGACTATCGGGGCCATGACGCCATGGTGAGCCTGGACGTCGCCGGCACGACCGTGCTCTCCCTGGCGGTGAGCGGACGCGATGCCGCCGTGCAGGTCGGGGACCTCGTGCGCGCCCGGGTCGTGGGTCCGATCCGGACCTATCCGGCGCAGACGAGCGACTGA
- a CDS encoding ABC transporter permease, with protein MLSCVAVGVSLLPLVYLGVRGTETGWGSILTIVLTERVAAFTIRSLALAAVVGAASLVIGVASAVLVTRTDLPGRRHFAVLAALPLAVPSYVAAYSWLALGSLWPTPVRLEGFGTAAVVLTLCTYPYVYLPVAAALTGVDRSQEEVARSLGRTPVATLFSLTLRQVRPAILGGGLLAVLYVLSDFGAVAILRVDTFTRAIFTAFNVGFDRGTAVGLSSILVLVTVVILVAEGRTRAASERVARVGSGVRRPHVAVPLGAARPFATAAFAGVLILALGLPLLAMIRWFGEGISRPGSIAAVLTAMGGSLAVAATGTMLTMALAIPLGLLVARVPGRFSALLNRTVYIAHALPGVVVGLSLVFFGVTFAYPLYQTTWMLALAYAVLFLPLGVGAVAGAAAHAPPVLEDVARSLGHGPWRTFRRVTAPLTLPGVGMGAALVLLTIMKELPATLMLRPTGLETMATRLWSHTEVGSYAAAAPYAVLLVLLAAVPTWALVAGSGVIGVRDGASPRGQGRSKGAQAWSP; from the coding sequence GTGCTCTCCTGCGTGGCCGTGGGTGTCTCGCTGCTCCCCCTGGTCTACCTCGGAGTACGGGGAACGGAGACCGGCTGGGGCTCGATCCTGACGATCGTGCTCACGGAGCGAGTGGCGGCCTTCACCATCCGGAGCCTGGCGCTCGCAGCCGTGGTGGGGGCCGCCTCGCTCGTGATCGGAGTGGCGAGCGCGGTCCTGGTCACCCGCACCGACCTGCCGGGACGGCGCCACTTCGCTGTGCTCGCCGCGCTCCCGCTCGCTGTCCCCAGCTATGTGGCGGCATACTCCTGGCTCGCCCTCGGCTCCCTATGGCCCACCCCGGTGCGCTTGGAGGGATTCGGGACGGCCGCCGTCGTCCTCACGTTGTGCACCTATCCCTACGTGTACCTACCGGTGGCGGCGGCGCTGACCGGGGTCGACCGGAGCCAGGAGGAAGTGGCCCGTTCGCTCGGACGAACGCCGGTGGCGACCCTGTTCTCGCTCACGCTACGACAGGTGCGCCCGGCGATTCTTGGCGGTGGCTTGCTCGCTGTGCTCTACGTGCTCTCCGACTTCGGGGCGGTCGCGATCCTGCGGGTGGACACCTTCACCCGGGCCATCTTCACAGCCTTCAACGTCGGATTCGACCGGGGCACCGCCGTCGGCCTGTCCTCGATCCTGGTCCTGGTCACCGTGGTGATCCTGGTCGCTGAAGGGCGCACCCGGGCGGCATCCGAGCGGGTAGCCCGGGTGGGGTCGGGGGTGCGTCGCCCGCACGTCGCCGTGCCACTGGGTGCAGCGCGCCCGTTCGCGACGGCGGCGTTCGCTGGAGTCCTGATCCTGGCCCTGGGGCTGCCACTGCTGGCGATGATCCGGTGGTTCGGTGAAGGCATCTCACGCCCGGGTTCGATCGCTGCCGTGCTGACCGCGATGGGCGGATCGTTGGCGGTAGCCGCGACCGGGACCATGCTCACCATGGCCCTGGCTATCCCGCTCGGACTACTCGTGGCGCGGGTGCCGGGGCGCTTCTCGGCGCTACTGAACCGCACCGTCTACATTGCGCACGCCCTGCCCGGTGTGGTGGTGGGCCTGTCCCTCGTGTTCTTCGGCGTCACGTTCGCCTACCCGCTCTACCAAACCACCTGGATGCTTGCCCTGGCCTATGCCGTGCTGTTCCTCCCGCTCGGTGTGGGGGCGGTGGCGGGTGCGGCCGCCCACGCGCCGCCGGTGCTGGAGGATGTCGCGCGCAGCCTGGGCCACGGGCCGTGGCGCACCTTCCGCCGCGTGACGGCGCCGCTGACGCTGCCGGGCGTGGGCATGGGTGCAGCGCTGGTGCTGCTCACCATCATGAAGGAGCTGCCGGCCACGCTCATGCTCCGGCCCACCGGGTTGGAGACGATGGCCACGCGATTGTGGTCGCATACCGAGGTCGGCAGCTACGCGGCTGCCGCGCCGTACGCTGTGTTGCTGGTCCTGCTTGCGGCCGTGCCCACGTGGGCGCTCGTCGCTGGCAGCGGGGTGATCGGTGTGCGCGACGGTGCGTCGCCGCGGGGACAAGGCCGGTCGAAAGGAGCCCAGGCATGGTCGCCGTGA